AAGGACTTAGGATTTTCACCACGCTGGATCCCAGGGTGCAGAGCGCGGCCGAAAACGCTCTGAGCAGACGCCTGGCGCGCCTTGAAAAGGCGCGCGGCATGAAGCACGGCACGCTGCAGGGCGCGCTGATCGTCACCAGCCCCCAGAACGCGGAGGTTCAGGCCGTGGTGGGGGGAAGCGACCCGAGCTTCAAGGGGTTCAACCGGGCCCTGGACGCCCGGCGGCCCATCGGGTCGCTGATCAAGCCGGTCGTCTTCCTCACCGCCCTCCAGCAGCCTCAGAGCTACAACCTGGCCACGCTCCTCGACGATACGCCCTTGATCCTGCAGCAGGCGGGAACCGACGACTGGTCACCCCAGAACTACGATAAGGAATTTCACGGCGAGGTGTCGCTGCGAGCCGCCCTGGTGAACTCGTATAATGTGCCGACGGTCAAGGTCGGCCTGGAGATCGGAGTATCCCGGGTGATGGCGAACCTGCGGCGCCTCGGGGTGGAACGGGACCTGCCCGAGTTCGCGTCCAGCCTGCTCGGTTCCAACGCCCTGTCTCCTCTGGAGGTGACGCAGGTTTATCAGACGCTTGCCAGCGGCGGCTTTCGCACGCCGCTGCGGGCCATCCATTCCGTATTGACCGCCGAGGGCGAACCGCTGCAGCGGTATCCCCTCAACGTAGAGCAGGTGATCGACCCCGCCCCCCTCTTTCTGCTGACCACGGCCATGCAGGATGTGGTGCGCGAGGGGACGGCACACGGACTCGGCGGTTATCTGCCGCCGGCTCTCGAGGTCGCGGGTAAAACCGGCACCACCGACGATTTTCGCGACAGTTGGTTCGCCGGCTTTTCCGGAGATCGCCTGGCCGTGGTATGGGTCGGACGCGACGACAACGGGTCGACCGGCCTTACCGGAGCCTCCGGGGCCATGACCGTCTGGGGCGACCTGATGGCCGGCCTCGATCCCGAGCCGCTTATCCTGGCCGAACCGGAGGATATCGAACGGGTCTGGATCGATCCGGTGTCGGGCCTGCTCAGCGACAGGGGGTGCCGTGACGCCGTCGAGCTGCCGTTTATAACCGGCTCGGCGCCGACCGAGTCCGCACCGTGCGGGCCGGGCTCCATGGCCAGGTCAGTCAAAGGGTTCTTCGAAAGGATATTCGGAAGATGAGAATAGTACGCCGCGCCCTCCTTCTGGCCGCAGCCCTGCTCCTGGCGGGATGTGCTGGGCTCCTGCCAGAAGCCCCGACGGCGCCTTCGCAAAATGCGGCTGTTCTGGCCCTTCTGGATCAGGCACAAGCACAACGGTCCGCCGGTCAGATGGAGGCGGCAGGCGCCTCCCTGGAGCGCGCCTTGCGCATCGAGCCGCGAAATCCTGTGTTGTGGCAGGAACTGGCGCGGGTCCGACTGGATCAGGGACAATATCGGCAGGCGGAAAACCTCGCTGCGAAATCCAATGCTCTCGCCGGGGATGACAAGCGCCTGCGGCCTGAGAACTGGCGAATCATCGGTCAAGCGCGAAGCCTGCTCGGGGACGTGCAGGGGGCGCAAGCTGCCTTCGAAAGGGCCGAGCGTGAAAGGTGGTAGAGCGCGACAACCCACCTGGTCTGATTGCTTTGCCGCCAGAGAAAACCTGATGTGATCTCGGGGTCACCCCCGCTCTCTTCCCGCCGATGCCTCACTCCTCCTCTAAAACCGCACCCCCTCCTCTCCGTTTTCCTTTCCCGCCGGTGAAGGCCCGTCCAGAACCCTGTCCCCCTGTATGCTGATTCTCTGCTCTCAACCTCCAAGTCGCATATAATTTTATTTGTTCATTACGGTTATTTTTGGTTGTTTTTGGAATTTTATTGACCTATCATCTCTCAAGAATGACGATTAAATTCAACCATGGATGACGGCCTCAGACATGATCCAGATCGCGTGAGTTGTCGTCTTAGCCTTGCTCCGGATGGTCCGGAGCCTATTTATGCACCAGGAGGAAACAGAAGTGAAAAAGCAGATCTTCGTATTGGCGCTGATGCTCGCAGCGACCGCCGGCTTTACCCGAAGCGGTGAAGCCAAAAGCATCGAGGAGATTCTCAAGGACAAAGGGGTGATCACCGCCGAGGAGTACCAGGAGGCACTCAAGCAGAAACCGAACGCCGCCTATGTGGCGGGGAAGGGGTTCAAGGCGGCGACGGCCGACGGCAACTACGCCCTCCTGATTGGAGGATATGCCCAGCTGATCTACCGGTACACGGACTTCGACAGCCAGGCGGGTGACGACAGGAGCGATTTCGACATCCGGCGCTTCAAGCTGGTGCTTCAGGGCAACATCTATTCGAAAAACTTCGGATACAAGTTTCAGGGAGACGTCTCCAGCGGCTTCGTCACCGAGGACGCCTTACTCAACTACAAATTCGGGGCTCCTCTCACCGTGCAGGTCGGCCAGTTCAAGCCGCCACAGTCCCGGCAGGAGCTGACAGGCGCCGGCAAGCAGCTCTTTCCCGAGCGCTCTCTGGCCAACGACACCTTCAATCTCGGCCGCGACCAGGGCGTGCAGGCCGCCGGGAGCTTCGCCGACAAGCTGGTCGAATACCGCCTCGGCCTCTTCAACGGCAACGGCCCCAATACCGGCAACCCCGATAACCGTCACATGGTGTCCGGGCGCCTCGACCTCAATCCCCTCGGCGCCTACGCCATGGACGAAGCCGGCTGGCCGGTCGATGAGCCGCTGGTCAACGTCGGCGGCTCCTTCGCCTGGAACAAGGTGGGGGCGAGCGATATCGGCTCCGGCTTCAACCGCGACAACGACGTCATGGATGTGGCTCTCGGCCTCGACGCCCTGAATGCCGCCGGCTTCACGGCCGCCTACGGCAGCGACCTCACTTGGCTGCTGTGGACCGCCAATCTGAACGCCACCTGGATGGGGGCCGTCTTCGCCGCCGAGTATTTTGACCTCAACGCCGATCCCGACCTGGGGAGTGACTGGGACGCCGACGGCTATTACGTTCAGGCCGGCTACCAGGTGATCCCCAAGACCCTTGAGCTGGCGGTGCGCTATTCCGAGGTCGAGTCCGACGACGTCAATGCGTCGTCCAGTTTCGACAAGTCGGAGACACAGTTCGGCGTCAACTACTACTTCGCCAAGCACAACCTCAAAGTGCAGAGCGACTACACCATGGTCGAGGACGACCTGAACGACGACATGGACGACAACATCTTCCGTCTTCAGGCCCAGTTCTACTACTGATCAACCCTCCGGTCCCGGCGCCCAGGCGCCGGGACCGGCAAGCAAAGGAGAGAAAGCCATGCATCGTCATCTGTTAGCCATTCTACTGCTGCTGGTGATGGCCGTCCCAGGCTTCGCCGCGGAGCGGCTGCGTATGTCCACCACCACCTCCACCGAGAACTCGGGCCTGCTCAAGGTCCTTCTCCCCCCCTTCGAAAAAGCCAATGACTGCAAGGTCGACGTGATCTCCGTCGGCACCGGCAAGGCGCTCAAGCTCGGCGAGGCCGGGGACGTCGACGTGGTTCTGGTGCACGCCCGCACGCTGGAGGACAAGTTCGTCGCCGACGGCTTCGGCGTGAACCGCAAGGACGTCATGTACAACGACTTCGTGGTTCTCGGCCCGGCCGATGATCCTGCGGGGGTGAAGGGGTCGAAATCGACCGCCGAGGCGTTTGCGAAGATCGCCGAAAAGCAGGCGCCCTTCGTCTCCCGCGGCGACGAGTCGGGAACGCACCAGAAGGAGAAGGAGATTTGGCAGGCGGCTGGGGTGAAGCCGTCCGGCGCCTGGTACGTGGAGGCCGGCCAGGGGATGGGCGAGGTGATCGTGATGGCGACCGAGAAGGACGCCTACACCATGGCCGACCGGGGAACCTACAACGCCTTCAAGAAGGAGAAGACCGACCTGGTGATCGTCTTCGAAGGGGAGAAGGGACTCTTCAACCCTTACGGTGTGATCGCCGTCAATCCCAAGAAGCATCCGCATGTGAATTATGACCTGGCGCTGCATTTCATCGACTATATCACCGGCCCCATGGGGCAGAAAATCATCGCCGATTACAAGGTGGACGGCGATCCGATCTTCTTCGTCTACAAGAAATAGAGGGATCAATGAACCGTTTTTTCAACGTGCTGCAGCAGCGGTAGGGCCATGGAACCGATTCTTGCCTTGCGCAATCTGGAATACCGCCGGGGTCCCCAATTCAGCCTCAGCATCGACCAGCTGGACTTTCAGCCCGGATGCATCTACCTGCTGGCCGGGCCCAACGGAGCCGGCAAAAGCACCCTGATGCAGTTGCTCGGACTGCTGCTGCCGCCCGACCGGGGAGAGATCATCGTCGCGGGAACGGTGGTGCGGGGAGGATCGGACCGGCAGCGTCTGCGGCGGCAGATCACCCTGGTCGAGCAGGCGCCTTTCCTCTTCGACGGAACGGTCTACGACAATCTCGCCTTCGGTCTGCGCCTGCGGAATATCCGCGGCGACCTGCAGCGCCGCCGCATCTCCTCGGCCCTGGAGGCGGTGGGACTTCAGGGTTTCGATTTCCGCCGGGCGCGCGCCCTGTCCGGCGGCGAAATCCGGCGGGTAGCCCTGGCCCGGGCCATGGTCCTGCGACCGAAAGTCCTGCTTCTCGATGAGCCGACGGCCGGTCTCGACCGGGAGTCGCTGCCGCTCTTCGAGAACTGCCTGGCAGCTCTGCCCAGGGAGGGGGTCACCGTCATTCTCTCCACCCACGACGCCGATCAGTCCCGCCGCCTGCGGGGGGAGGTCCTGCGGCTCGAAGCGGGCCGGCGGGTTGCCCTCTCCCGGCCCGGAGGGATCGGCGGTCCCCCCCGCATGGGCCTCGCCGTGTAGACTTTCTCTCCCGATTCCTATATATTTCCGGACGGATGTCGCTCAACATTCACCCGTTCCCGGTCATAGGAAAGGAATCCTGCCATGGAAAAACTTCTCTCGACCAAAGAGGTCGCGGAGTTTCTCGGGGTCAACGAGAAGATGATCTACACACTGATCAATGAGAAGGGCCTGCCGGCGACGCGGATCACCGGGAAGTGGCTGTTTCCCAAGCATCTGGTCGAACAATGGGTGGTGAGCAAGACGGTAAACTTCCCCCGGCAGCCGGAGTCGGCCGTCCAGGTCCCTAATCTGCTTCTTGTCGCGGGGAGCAACGACATCCTGCTCGACCGCACGCTGGCGCTCTTCCGGCGGCAGAACCCGGAACATGTCGCCCTGTTCGGCAACCTCGGCAGCCTCGGAGGTCTGAGGGCGCTGCGGCAGGGACTCTGCCACATCGCCACCAGCCATCTGGCCCAGGAAAATGAGGAGGAGTACAACTTCTCTTTCGCGGCAACCGAGCTGGAGGAGCTGCCCGCGGTGGTCAACTTCTGCCGCCGCGAGCAGGGCCTCTTCGTCCCCAAGGGGAACCCCCGAAATATAAAGGGGGTCGCCGACATCGGCGCCGGGGAGCTGAGGATAGCCAACCGGCCCCTGGAAGCAAGCACACGACTGCTGCTCGACCGGGAACTCAACAAGGCCGGCATCGATTGCAGGAAGGTCAAGGGGTATGACCGCGAATTCAACAGTCACCTGGAAGTCGGCCTGGAGGTTTTGTCCGGGCGGGCGGACATCGGCCCGGGCATCCGCGCCGTCGCCTCCCTGCTCGATCTCGACTTCCTTCCCCTGCGCTGGGAACGCTTCGACCTGCTCATCCCCAAGGAAGGCTTCTTCGCCAAGGGGCCGCAAATATTTCTCGAGCTCCTCCATGGCAGCGACTTTCGGAGCCTGGCTGAGAGCCTCCCCGGTTATGACCTGAGTCTGAGCGGCAAGATGGTCTATCCCCAAAGCCGATAGCTAAAGTCAGGGATCAATTAAAAAGGGCCGGGTTCAAAAGAATCGGCCCTTTCATATTCTGGCTCTCGCGCAAGGAGGTCTCAGATCCGGGCGCAGGACCTACACGCCGCGATGCATCAACTCCGCTTGCCGAACAGGGAACCCAGCACGCCCCGCATGATCTGGCGGCCGAGTTGGGTTCCGATCGAGCGGGCGGCGCTTTTGGCCGCAGCTTCGAGAAGTTCTCCCGCCGAATTTGTCTGTCGCGATCGGCTGCGCTGGGTGCTTAAAGGCGGCTCAGCCGCCTGCTGCTGGGCCCGGGCCGCCAACTGCTCATAAGCGGATTCCCGGTCGATTTCCCGGTCATAGACGGTGCCGACAATCGATTCGGATCGTACCTGTTCGCGCTCCTTCGAATCGAGCGGACGCAGGCGGCTGGCCGGCGGACAGATCAAGGCCCGCTCCACCGGCGCAGGTATCCCTTTTTCGTCGAGAAAGGAGACCAGGGCCTCCCCGACCCCGACTTCCGAAATCGCCTGCTCGACATCCAGAGGCGGGTTGGGGCGGAATGTCTGCGCCGCCGCACGCACCGCCTTCTGGTCGCGCGGGGTATAGGCGCGCAAGGCATGCTGTACCCGGTTGCCGAGCTGTCCGAGGATGGTGTCCGGCACATCGAGGGGATTCTGGGTGACGAAATAGATGCCGACGCCTTTCGAGCGGATCAGACGGACCACCTGTTCGACCTTCTCGAGCAGGGCTTCGGACGGGTCGTCGAAGAGCAGATGAGCTTCATCGAAAAAGAAAACCATCCGCGGCTTGATCGGATCACCGACCTCCGGCAGCTGCTCGAAGAGTTCGGCGATCAGCCAGAGCAGAAAGGTGGCGTAGATCTTGGGGGTCCGGATCAGACGGTCGGCCGTGAGTATGTTGATCACCCCGAGTCCGCCGGGTCCGGTCTGCATCAGGTCATCCAGGTTCAGGGCCGGTTCACCGAAGAAGTGTTCGGCGCCCTGCTGCTCCAGCGCCAACAGCGAGCGCTGGATGGCGCCGATGCTGGCCGTGGAGATATTGCCGTAGGTTGTGCGATAGTCCTTCGCGTTGTCGCCGACGGATCGGACCAGGGCCTGCAGGTCCTTGAGATCGAGCAGCAGCAGTCCCTGATCATCGGCGACCTTGAACACCAGGGTGAGAACACCTGCCTGGGTCGGGTTCAGGTCGAGCAGGCGGGCGAGCAGCAAAGGGCCCATCTCCGAGACCGTGGTGCGGACCGGGTGTCCCTGCTCACCGAACAGGTCCCAGAACACCACGGGAAAACCCTGAGGCTGGAAGTCCTCCAGACCGAGGGTTTCAACCCGCTCCACGATTTTGGGATGATCCCCGCCGGCTTTAGCCAGTCCGGACAGGTCTCCTTTGACGTCGGCCATGAAGACCGGCACGCCGATGCGGCTGAAGTGTTCCGCAAACACANNNNNNNNNNAGAGCGTGACCGTCTTGCCTGTCCCGGTCGCACCGGCGATGAGGCCATGACGGTTGGCCATCCGCGGGAGCAGCCCCAGAAAATTCTCTGTCTTGGCAATCGGCAGGAGGGAGAGCTGGGTCATGGGCACCTCTATTTCGTTCCTTCGCCTTCGGGGTCGCCACCTCCGCGGCCCCACAGGCTGAAGTTCTTCTGCAATGTTGAAAGTATAGCCGGTTGACAGAACTTTTCATGGGGATCAGTTTGCTATGTGAAAGGCGGATTGCTAGTCCCTCCCCCAGGTGCAAGCGCGAGCCGGAAAGAATTAGGTTTCACTTTGAAGGCCTACAAAGATGTAAATAAAGTTTTTCGGAAGATACTTATGCCTGAAGTTGACGAAGTATCATGCTGGTTGACAGCTAACTTCAAATTTCATGGTAGTCTTTATTCCGCTGATGCATACAAAGATCAGAAAATTTCGATGGGTGATGCAACTGCCAGGAGTTCAAACCAGGAAGTCATGAGAGGAGGCGCGGCATGGGCATGGTGAAGGAGTTCAAAGAGTTTGTAGCTCGCGGAAATGTCATGGACATGGCAATCGGGATTATTCTCGGCGCCGCATTCGGGGCCATCACCAAGTCCATGGTGGATGATGTCCTGATGCCGCCGATCGGATTGCTTCTGGGAGGTGTGGACTTCAGCAACTTATTCGTCGTCCTGAGGGAGGGGCTCGCTGCCGGTCCTTATCTCACCGTGGCCGACGCCAAGGAGGCCGGTGCCGTTATCCTCACCTACGGCATCTTCTTCCAGACGATCATCAATTTCCTCATCATCGCCTTCGCCGTTTTCCTCGTGGTGAAGGGGGTCAATCGGCTTAAACGCGCCCAGGAAGAGCCGCAGCCCGCAGCCGCCCCCGTCACCCGCGACTGTCCCTACTGTACCATGGCCATTCCCCTGCAGGCCCGGCGCTGTCCGCAATGCACCTCTGAGATCGAAAAATGAGTTCGGGTTTCACAGGTAATTCCGAAGACAGGACTAGAGAAACAGTGTAGTTTGAGGACAAAACGCTGTCAGGCAAACTGTGGGCACAATCGTGTCTCAGGTACCGGACTGTCCGATAAACTCAGTGTTTGGAGAATTTTTCGTGCATTCCCTCTGGCTCTGGATCGGATTCAACCTCTTTGTCCTTATGCTGCTCGCCCTCGATCTAGGTGTGCTCCACCGCAAAGAAAGGGAGGTGGGGATTCGCGAGGCGCTCCTGCTCAGCCTCGGCTACTTCGTCCTGGCGCTGCTCTTCGGAGCCGGCGTCTTTCATTTCCTGGGATCAAGCACCGGGGTCGAGTTTTTCACCGGCTACCTCCTGGAGAAGAGCCTGAGCGTCGACAACATCTTCGTCTTCGTCCTGATCTTCAGCCATTTTTCGGTTCCGGCGCAGTACCAGCACCGGGTTCTGTTCTGGGGCATCCTGGGAGCCCTGGTGATGCGTGCCGCGCTGATCCTGACCGGTGCGGCGGTTATCGAATCCTTCCACTGGGTCGTCTACATCTTCGGCGCTTTCCTCATCTTCACGGGGGGCAAGATGCTGGTGACGATCAATCAGGAACCCGACATGGAGGGGAATCGCCTGGTCCGCCTGATCCGCCGCCATTTCCGGGTGACGGAAGGCTTCGAAGGGCACAGGTTCTTCACCCGCCGCAACGGCCTGCTTTATCTGACGCCGCTGATGGTGGTACTTATTCTGGTCGAAGTCTCCGACGTGGTGTTCGCGCTCGATTCCATTCCGGCCATTTTCGCCATCACCACCGATCCGTTCATCGTCTATACGTCCAATGTCTTCGCCATCCTTGGCCTGCGGGCGCTTTATTTCGCCTTGGTGGGCATCATTTACCGGTTCCACTATCTCAAGTATGGTCTCTCACTGGTGCTCATGGTGGTCGGCGCCAAGATGCTGATCAACGCGTATTTTGGAAAAGTCATCCCCACTGAGGTTGCGCTGCTCATTACCGCCTTGCTTATCAGCGGCTCGATTCTGGTATCGATGCTCAAGACACGGGGTATGCCCGCGGCGGCCGGCGCGGCCGAGAGGGTTCACGGGTGGGTTCCCGGCAGTCCGCGCAAGCCCGAAGCGAAAGAGAGTTCCCGGACTGAACCGGGGAATGAAGAGAAGAGGAAATAATTTTTCGGAAGAGCACCCCGGCAGGCGGGTTCACGATGCAACGATCAGGAGGAAACGGAGTCAATGGCTGACGAGGAGAAAAGACAGAGCAGGGAACAGGCCAAGCTGGAGCAACGGTCATTTCTCCTGATGCTCGTCCTGGTGACATGGCTGTTTTTTTATTTGCTCAAGCCGTTTTTTGGTGCGGTTTTCTGGGCCTGCGTCATAGGCCTGTTGTTTTATCCCCTGTACCAGCGTTTATTGAAGCTCTGGGGGAACCGTCGCAACCTGGCGGCGGTGGCGACTCTTGCTGTCTGCATGTGCATCGGCATCGTCCCCCTCCTATTCGTGCTGGGCTCGTTTTTTCAGCAAGGCGCCGTCCTGTACCAGCACCTGCAGACCGGCGAGATCGATCCGGGAAAGTATGTCGAACGCATACGGGAGGCGTTCCCGGCGGTGCAGCAGTTTCTGGAACGTTTTGATCTTGACCTGAACAATCTCAAGGATCAACTCTCCGGCGCGGCCATGACCGTCAGCGGTTATATTGCACAGAACGCCGTGCAGCTCGGCCAGGGCACCCTGCAGTTGTTCGTCAGCCTCGGCCTCATGCTTTATGTGGCGTTTTTCATGCTGCGCGATGGACCTTGGCTCGTTGCCTTGCTGGTGCGCGCCCTGCCGCTCGGAGACGAGCGGGAACACCTTCTATTCGCCAAGTTCGCCGAAGTTACCCGCGCCACCGTCAAAGGCAATCTGGTGGTCGCTGCGGTGCAGGGAACCCTGGGCGGGCTGATTCTCTGGCTCCTCGGCATCCCGGGCGCGCTGCTATGGGGAATGGTGATGACCCTGCTGTCGCTTATCCCCGTGGTAGGGGCCGGTTTGATCTGGGGACCGGTCGCGATCTACCTGTTCGCCATCGGTCATTGGGGGCAGGGGCTGACCCTGACCTTGTTCGGCGTGGGTGTTATCGGCCTGGTCGATAATATTCTGCGCCCGGTTCTCGTGGGACGCGACACTAAGCTGCCGGACTATATCGTGCTGCTCTCGACACTCGGCGGCTTTGCGATGTTCGGGATGAACGGGTTCGTGATCGGTCCGTTGCTCGCGGCCCTGTTCGTGGCGTTCTGGGGGATTTTCATGCGGGAGTTCAATGCGCCGCAAATCATACTGGAAGATGACAGTTTTGCAGAGGAGGAGTCTGTAAGGGACCGTGAATGAGAGAGCAGTAAGTCCCCCCCCGGATGTGCTCCATGGGGACT
This genomic interval from Desulfuromonas sp. TF contains the following:
- the mrcB gene encoding penicillin-binding protein 1B, producing MRKRKAKRLRNRKKYLIIFAVAGLLFAAVFTAYLDFVVRGRFEGKRFALPATVYARPLELYPGLRLSPAEMMSELALLDYRETPLPRDPGSFQWRDDTLHLALRPFGFADGPQEAISVRVEFDGNRVAELTDQAGKPLHLARMDPPLIGGIYPGKNEDRVLVKLADVPEHVVDALIAVEDRRFYSHHGLDPRGIARAALTTLSGGSVQGGSTLTQQLVKNFFLTADRTLRRKLTEMVMAVLLETHYGKEEILETYLNEVYLGQDGNRAIHGFGLAAPFFFNKPLTHLDIHEAALLVGMLKGPTYFSPRSHPQRALERRNLVLEKMAEEGFITDQRLRSAKAAPLGVVERPSRGTSPHPAFLSLVYHQLKRDYRDEDLRSEGLRIFTTLDPRVQSAAENALSRRLARLEKARGMKHGTLQGALIVTSPQNAEVQAVVGGSDPSFKGFNRALDARRPIGSLIKPVVFLTALQQPQSYNLATLLDDTPLILQQAGTDDWSPQNYDKEFHGEVSLRAALVNSYNVPTVKVGLEIGVSRVMANLRRLGVERDLPEFASSLLGSNALSPLEVTQVYQTLASGGFRTPLRAIHSVLTAEGEPLQRYPLNVEQVIDPAPLFLLTTAMQDVVREGTAHGLGGYLPPALEVAGKTGTTDDFRDSWFAGFSGDRLAVVWVGRDDNGSTGLTGASGAMTVWGDLMAGLDPEPLILAEPEDIERVWIDPVSGLLSDRGCRDAVELPFITGSAPTESAPCGPGSMARSVKGFFERIFGR
- a CDS encoding tetratricopeptide repeat protein gives rise to the protein MRIVRRALLLAAALLLAGCAGLLPEAPTAPSQNAAVLALLDQAQAQRSAGQMEAAGASLERALRIEPRNPVLWQELARVRLDQGQYRQAENLAAKSNALAGDDKRLRPENWRIIGQARSLLGDVQGAQAAFERAERERW
- a CDS encoding porin, producing the protein MKKQIFVLALMLAATAGFTRSGEAKSIEEILKDKGVITAEEYQEALKQKPNAAYVAGKGFKAATADGNYALLIGGYAQLIYRYTDFDSQAGDDRSDFDIRRFKLVLQGNIYSKNFGYKFQGDVSSGFVTEDALLNYKFGAPLTVQVGQFKPPQSRQELTGAGKQLFPERSLANDTFNLGRDQGVQAAGSFADKLVEYRLGLFNGNGPNTGNPDNRHMVSGRLDLNPLGAYAMDEAGWPVDEPLVNVGGSFAWNKVGASDIGSGFNRDNDVMDVALGLDALNAAGFTAAYGSDLTWLLWTANLNATWMGAVFAAEYFDLNADPDLGSDWDADGYYVQAGYQVIPKTLELAVRYSEVESDDVNASSSFDKSETQFGVNYYFAKHNLKVQSDYTMVEDDLNDDMDDNIFRLQAQFYY
- a CDS encoding substrate-binding domain-containing protein; translation: MHRHLLAILLLLVMAVPGFAAERLRMSTTTSTENSGLLKVLLPPFEKANDCKVDVISVGTGKALKLGEAGDVDVVLVHARTLEDKFVADGFGVNRKDVMYNDFVVLGPADDPAGVKGSKSTAEAFAKIAEKQAPFVSRGDESGTHQKEKEIWQAAGVKPSGAWYVEAGQGMGEVIVMATEKDAYTMADRGTYNAFKKEKTDLVIVFEGEKGLFNPYGVIAVNPKKHPHVNYDLALHFIDYITGPMGQKIIADYKVDGDPIFFVYKK
- a CDS encoding ATP-binding cassette domain-containing protein encodes the protein MEPILALRNLEYRRGPQFSLSIDQLDFQPGCIYLLAGPNGAGKSTLMQLLGLLLPPDRGEIIVAGTVVRGGSDRQRLRRQITLVEQAPFLFDGTVYDNLAFGLRLRNIRGDLQRRRISSALEAVGLQGFDFRRARALSGGEIRRVALARAMVLRPKVLLLDEPTAGLDRESLPLFENCLAALPREGVTVILSTHDADQSRRLRGEVLRLEAGRRVALSRPGGIGGPPRMGLAV
- a CDS encoding helix-turn-helix transcriptional regulator translates to MEKLLSTKEVAEFLGVNEKMIYTLINEKGLPATRITGKWLFPKHLVEQWVVSKTVNFPRQPESAVQVPNLLLVAGSNDILLDRTLALFRRQNPEHVALFGNLGSLGGLRALRQGLCHIATSHLAQENEEEYNFSFAATELEELPAVVNFCRREQGLFVPKGNPRNIKGVADIGAGELRIANRPLEASTRLLLDRELNKAGIDCRKVKGYDREFNSHLEVGLEVLSGRADIGPGIRAVASLLDLDFLPLRWERFDLLIPKEGFFAKGPQIFLELLHGSDFRSLAESLPGYDLSLSGKMVYPQSR
- a CDS encoding helicase HerA-like domain-containing protein, which translates into the protein VFAEHFSRIGVPVFMADVKGDLSGLAKAGGDHPKIVERVETLGLEDFQPQGFPVVFWDLFGEQGHPVRTTVSEMGPLLLARLLDLNPTQAGVLTLVFKVADDQGLLLLDLKDLQALVRSVGDNAKDYRTTYGNISTASIGAIQRSLLALEQQGAEHFFGEPALNLDDLMQTGPGGLGVINILTADRLIRTPKIYATFLLWLIAELFEQLPEVGDPIKPRMVFFFDEAHLLFDDPSEALLEKVEQVVRLIRSKGVGIYFVTQNPLDVPDTILGQLGNRVQHALRAYTPRDQKAVRAAAQTFRPNPPLDVEQAISEVGVGEALVSFLDEKGIPAPVERALICPPASRLRPLDSKEREQVRSESIVGTVYDREIDRESAYEQLAARAQQQAAEPPLSTQRSRSRQTNSAGELLEAAAKSAARSIGTQLGRQIMRGVLGSLFGKRS
- a CDS encoding helicase HerA-like domain-containing protein — its product is MTQLSLLPIAKTENFLGLLPRMANRHGLIAGATGTGKTVTL
- the mscL gene encoding large-conductance mechanosensitive channel protein MscL translates to MVKEFKEFVARGNVMDMAIGIILGAAFGAITKSMVDDVLMPPIGLLLGGVDFSNLFVVLREGLAAGPYLTVADAKEAGAVILTYGIFFQTIINFLIIAFAVFLVVKGVNRLKRAQEEPQPAAAPVTRDCPYCTMAIPLQARRCPQCTSEIEK
- a CDS encoding TerC family protein, with amino-acid sequence MHSLWLWIGFNLFVLMLLALDLGVLHRKEREVGIREALLLSLGYFVLALLFGAGVFHFLGSSTGVEFFTGYLLEKSLSVDNIFVFVLIFSHFSVPAQYQHRVLFWGILGALVMRAALILTGAAVIESFHWVVYIFGAFLIFTGGKMLVTINQEPDMEGNRLVRLIRRHFRVTEGFEGHRFFTRRNGLLYLTPLMVVLILVEVSDVVFALDSIPAIFAITTDPFIVYTSNVFAILGLRALYFALVGIIYRFHYLKYGLSLVLMVVGAKMLINAYFGKVIPTEVALLITALLISGSILVSMLKTRGMPAAAGAAERVHGWVPGSPRKPEAKESSRTEPGNEEKRK
- a CDS encoding AI-2E family transporter, translating into MADEEKRQSREQAKLEQRSFLLMLVLVTWLFFYLLKPFFGAVFWACVIGLLFYPLYQRLLKLWGNRRNLAAVATLAVCMCIGIVPLLFVLGSFFQQGAVLYQHLQTGEIDPGKYVERIREAFPAVQQFLERFDLDLNNLKDQLSGAAMTVSGYIAQNAVQLGQGTLQLFVSLGLMLYVAFFMLRDGPWLVALLVRALPLGDEREHLLFAKFAEVTRATVKGNLVVAAVQGTLGGLILWLLGIPGALLWGMVMTLLSLIPVVGAGLIWGPVAIYLFAIGHWGQGLTLTLFGVGVIGLVDNILRPVLVGRDTKLPDYIVLLSTLGGFAMFGMNGFVIGPLLAALFVAFWGIFMREFNAPQIILEDDSFAEEESVRDRE